GGATTCATTAAGGCCGAGGTGGTCACATATGAAGATCTTATAAGCGCCGGTTCGCAGGCTGCTGCTAGAGCTGCCGGCAAGGTTCGGCTAGAGGGGAAGGATTATGTTATGCGCGAGGGAGATGTAGTAGAATTTCGCTTTAACGTGTAGAACCGTTCTCTGTTGCCTTGTGCCCCGGTAATTTTTGAATCAGCTGAAGCCGTAATAATAAAGTCGGCTTTTATTTTTGCCTCCAGGCCAGACAGAATCTCTTGTCTGGTTTTCTCATCGCTAATAACACCCTTAAACTTATCGGCAGTCGGCTTGTCAGCCTCAAACTGCGGCTTGGCCATTGCCGCAATAACTCCGTCTGGCGATATTAATTCAGCAACCGTCGGCAGGATTTTGGTGAGGGAAATGAATGACGCATCAACCAGCGCTATGTCGGCTCGGTCTGGCAATGAGTTGACTGTGCGGATGTCAGTTTTCTCCATTACAACTACCCTTGGGTCCTGGCGGAGCTTGTAGGCCAGCTGGGCGGTGCCCACATCCACCGCGTAAACCTTTTTGGCACCGTTCTGCAGAGCGAAGTCGGTAAACCCACCGGTAGAAGAGCCGACATCCAGTATAATTTTGCCGTTAAAATCGAGTTTCAGCTCACTCGCCACTGAAGCCAGTTTATCTCCGGCGCGAGAGACGTACTTTGGCATTTCGGTTATCGAAATATCGGCACCTTCGGCTACCGGCTGCCCGGCCTTCAGTGCCGGCTGGCCGTCTATTTTTACCTGCCCGGCCATTATCATAGCTTGGGCCATGGTGCGGCTGGGGGCCAAGCCTTTTTCTGTCATTAATACATCTAAGCGAGTCTTCATTACCCACATTGTAACAGCCCGGAATAAAGAAAAAGGGCTTAATCAAAGCATAAGCGTTTTTTGGCTTGGGTAAGCCAAAATATTTACAAGTCGCGAAAAGTAGTGTATAACTATAAGTAAGTTCGATGGCGCTTTACGCGCTATTACTAGCACCTCTGCCCGGCGCTTGGCGGCACCGGCAAAAAGAAAGTGAGGTGAGCCGAATGCCTCGGTTCACAAAGATTGCACTGGCCGCCACTCTGGCCGGCCTACTACTGACTGCAGCAATACCCGCTTTTGCCAATACTGCTGACCCAAGGCGATCCTGCACACCGAGAGCTCCCTATATGGTTGGCTATAATTACACTGGTCGTTATGGTGACCCAGTCGGCTCCATTAAAACTAGCGGAGTTATACAACATGGCGACTCCGTTAATAATAAGTCCTGGATACTCTTTATTGAGTGGCGTGCTTTCAGGGGCT
This region of Candidatus Dormiibacterota bacterium genomic DNA includes:
- a CDS encoding TlyA family RNA methyltransferase yields the protein MKTRLDVLMTEKGLAPSRTMAQAMIMAGQVKIDGQPALKAGQPVAEGADISITEMPKYVSRAGDKLASVASELKLDFNGKIILDVGSSTGGFTDFALQNGAKKVYAVDVGTAQLAYKLRQDPRVVVMEKTDIRTVNSLPDRADIALVDASFISLTKILPTVAELISPDGVIAAMAKPQFEADKPTADKFKGVISDEKTRQEILSGLEAKIKADFIITASADSKITGAQGNRERFYTLKRNSTTSPSRIT